One part of the Sus scrofa isolate TJ Tabasco breed Duroc chromosome 8, Sscrofa11.1, whole genome shotgun sequence genome encodes these proteins:
- the LOC110261945 gene encoding putative tripartite motif-containing protein 75 has product MAQAASLAQLQAEASCPICLDYLRDPVTTDCGHNFCHSCLLQRWEGLQGDFPCPVCLQHCPDRSLRRNTQLCHMVDVVKQLPNTEGEGKQQEEKPLCEKHHQVLSLFCEEDLELLCPQCQVSCDHQDHHLVPMEQAAACHRKRLKGSIEHLTKQFKEANKALEMQVSKSFELVRKVENQRRDLHSEVEYIKHFLGIEHDEICVRLLKEEKRVQDKIIGTNHKISGHESRLKILLRKITDKCAQPDVDLLMGIEKIHSTFENLESPAGFSYELNKEIFTLPPQYFGLHKMISTFQEYLTLDAETAHGSLILSQDGKTATFQSLEPNHVHNPKAFTSHPAVLGSEGFDAGRHFWQVEGRGLGELSLGVCKESFPRNVPIPPTPDNGCWKIQVWATTPDTGVSGNSCHIGVFLDYELGEVSFYNLYDRSNLYTFSAIFTGKLMPYFSVRPFSTSFKLRIVEDEV; this is encoded by the coding sequence ATGGCCCAGGCAGCCTCCCTGGCACAGCTCCAAGCAGAAGCCAGCTGCCCCATCTGCCTGGATTACCTGCGAGACCCAGTGACCACTGACTGTGGGCACAACTTCTGTCACTCGTGCCTCCTCCAGCGCTGGGAGGGTCTGCAGGGCGACTTCCCCTGTCCTGTGTGCCTCCAGCACTGCCCTGACAGGAGCCTCAGGAGGAACACCCAGCTCTGTCACATGGTTGATGTTGTGAAGCAACTTCCCAACACGGAAGGTGAGGGGAAGCAGCAGGAAGAGAAACCACTATGTGAGAAGCACCATCAGGTTCTCAGCCTGTTTTGTGAGGAGGACCTGGAgctgctgtgtccccagtgccAGGTCTCCTGTGACCACCAGGATCACCACCTGGTGCCCATGGAACAGGCTGCAGCCTGTCATAGGAAGAGGCTCAAAGGCTCCATTGAGCACCTTACAAAGCAGTTTAAGGAGGCCAATAAGGCATTAGAAATGCAAGTCTCAAAATCATTTGAATTGGTGAGGAAGGTGGAGAATCAAAGGAGGGATTTGCACTCAGAAGTTGAATACATTAAACATTTCTTGGGAATAGAGCATGATGAAATTTGTGTTAGGTTactgaaggaagagaagagggttcAAGATAAAATAATTGGAACAAACCACAAAATATCAGGCCATGAATCCAGATTGAAAATTCTGCTTAGAAAAATAACTGATAAGTGTGCACAACCTGATGTGGATTTACTGATGGGCATTGAAAAGATCCATAGCACATTTGAAAACCTGGAGAGCCCAGCAGGCTTTTCCTATGAATTAAACAAGGAGATTTTCACTCTCCCCCCACAATATTTTGGCCTGCACAAAATGATCAGTACATTTCAGGAATATCTGACACTTGATGCTGAAACTGCTCACGGCAGTCTCATCCTTTCACAAGATGGGAAAACAGCAACATTTCAAAGCTTGGAACCCAACCATGTTCATAATCCCAAGGCCTTTACTTCTCACCCAGCTGTCTTGGGTTCTGAGGGATTTGATGCTGGCAGGCATTTTTGGCAGGTTGAAGGAAGAGGCCTGGGTGAATTGTCCTTAGGTGTGTGTAAAGAATCTTTCCCCAGAAATGTTCCTATACCACCAACCCCAGACAATGGCTGCTGGAAAATTCAGGTCTGGGCCACTACACCTGACACAGGGGTTTCAGGCAACTCCTGTCACATTGGTGTTTTTCTGGACTATGAGTTGGGAGAAGTTTCTTTTTACAACTTGTATGATAGATCTAATTTATATACATTCAGTGCCATTTTTACAGGAAAACTTATGCCCTACTTCTCTGTTAGACCTTTTTCCACATCATTTAAACTAAGAATAGTTGAAGATGAGGTCTGA